A single genomic interval of Trichosurus vulpecula isolate mTriVul1 chromosome 6, mTriVul1.pri, whole genome shotgun sequence harbors:
- the LOC118854882 gene encoding syncytin-1-like: MISTLLISLLLFAETDAGFGPPPGTDLRHALFGAPCDCKGGIITVMPTAFTRAIDCGDKIAYLQYHHTGTGISRQSYQCVRKVKIIPQNNGIPGPCPSDCVYLQALHSLCYTSTQQCTGKSGTYLTSRQQRAYGGSTGGDWGPIQISGPTNKYAQASCDKINIGKNVCWSLHAPIHVSDGGGPTDQIREMEVKERVDEIIRAMYPPLQYHPLALPRGRGVDLDVQTYDILASTHKALNITNPDLAKDCWLCMTLGTPMPLALLTHDLSFATNCTLSPPFRVQPMRPLSAPCIEAPFRNSSYDLNVGHASFALCTSNHTFNYTVERTPHLLCPTPGRAFVCGGNMAFLALPSNWTGLCVQASILPDINIISGDQPVPLPSIDYIAGRPKRAVAFIPLLVGLGVAGAMTTGSAGLGVAIHSYAKLSNQLINDVQTLSGTIHDLQDQIDSLAEVVLQNRRGLDLLTAEQGGICLALQEKCCFYANKSGMVRDKIKKLQEELVQRRKELLNNPLWNGLHGLLPYLLPLLGPLVGLLLLLSFGPWVFNRLTTFVKSQVDSAIARKSHIF; the protein is encoded by the coding sequence ATGATATCCACTCTGCTGATCTCCCTGCTCCTGTTCGCGGAGACCGACGCCGGTTTCGGGCCTCCCCCTGGAACAGACTTGCGCCATGCCCTCTTCGGAGCCCCCTGTGACTGTAAAGGCGGCATCATCACTGTTATGCCTACCGCCTTTACTCGAGCCATTGATTGCGGCGACAAGATAGCTTACCTCCAGTACCACCACACCGGCACGGGAATCTCCAGACAATCCTACCAATGCGTAAGAAAAGTCAAAATAATCCCCCAGAATAATGGCATCCCTGGACCCTGTCCCTCTGATTGTGTTTACCTCCAGGCCCTTCATTCCTTGTGCTACACTAGCACACAGCAATGTACAGGCAAATCAGGCACTTATCTCACCTCCCGCCAACAAAGGGCGTATGGGGGGAGCACTGGAGGCGACTGGGGCCCTATTCAGATCTCAGGTCCAACTAACAAATATGCCCAAGCCTCTTGTGACAAAATTAACATTGGGAAAAATGTCTGCTGGTCACTCCACGCACCCATTCACGTCTCTGATGGCGGGGGCCCTACtgatcaaatcagagaaatggAGGTCAAAGAGCGCGTGGACGAAATTATAAGAGCCATGTATCCCCCTTTACAATACCATCCGCTAGCTCTACCTCGAGGACGGGGTGTGGATCTTGATGTCCAGACCTATGACATTCTTGCTTCAACTCATAAGGCGCTCAATATTACCAACCCTGACCTTGCAAAAGACTGCTGgctctgtatgaccctgggcacccCAATGCCCCTAGCCTTACTGACACATGATCTCTCTTTTGCCACCAATTGCACACTTAGCCCTCCTTTCCGGGTACAGCCCATGCGACCTCTCTCTGCCCCCTGCATAGAAGCTCCTTTTCGGAATTCTTCCTATGATCTTAATGTAGGCCATGCATCCTTTGCTCTTTGTACTTCTAATCACACCTTTAACTACACCGTAGAGCGGACACCTCACCTCCTTTGCCCCACCCCAGGGAGAGCGTTCGTATGCGGGGGCAACATGGCTTTTCTAGCCCTGCCTTCCAATTGGACGGGCCTCTGTGTACAGGCCTCTATCCTCCCTGACATCAACATTATTTCAGGGGACCAACCGGTCCCACTGCCTAGCATAGATTATATTGCTGGAAGACCAAAAAGAGCCGTGGCGTTCATTCCTTTATTAGTAGGCCTCGGAGTAGCAGGAGCCATGACCACCGGATCTGCGGGGTTGGGTGTAGCAATTCACTCATATGCCAAGTTATCTAACCAATTGATTAATGATGTCCAGACCCTCTCAGGGACTATCCATGATCTCCAGGACCAAATTGATTCCCTTGCGGAAGTAGTACTTCAAAACAGGAGAGGGTTAGACCTGCTCACCGCCGAACAGGGGGGAATATGTCTAGCCCTACAGGAAAAATGTTGCttttatgccaataaatctggcaTGGTAAGggataaaattaagaaattgCAAGAAGAATTGGTCCAGAGGCGTAAAGAGCTTTTAAATAACCCCCTCTGGAACGGTTTACATGGGCTTCTCCcatacctcctcccccttcttgggCCTCTGGTGGGTCTTCTCTTGCTCCTTTCCTTTGGCCCCTGGGTTTTTAACAGATTAACCACCTTTGTTAAGTCTCAAGTAGATTCAGCCATTGCCAGGAAGAGCCACATATTTTAA